The Paramisgurnus dabryanus chromosome 1, PD_genome_1.1, whole genome shotgun sequence genome includes a window with the following:
- the tbata gene encoding protein TBATA, translating to MERLDEHVGDGPSRTGAQMSSDSAHSKSTWENPPCETPGTNRSITRGSHRFGSLSHHSFFSRHNPHPHRVRHIEGLNGKPVCMVNDDWYGYTPLYPHPLIKSQIPVSRSSEFLTPNMSSDSSGQRAVFLSESWREELKDLATKVHLTSETHNDKREKLIEEEIPRRKTQYSAQSGRIIPSTSWGKKRNSRTSHKRLGTQRQQMNPLEGTELRVLELLCQILQTDSLSMVQQWLLLADEREKELVQGLLQQAMVNSSAAIQQTSGSDFLPLTSDDVSRSSSVSQRPRKTSLNPGEMSQDKPERIGEAEVLTIRPESTQPHS from the exons ATGGAGAGGTTAGATGAGCACGTTGGTGACGGTCCGTCCAGGACGGGTGCACAGATGAGCTCTGATTCTGCACACAGTAAGAGCACATGGGAGAATCCCCCCTGTGAGACCCCGGGCACGAACAGGAGCATCACCAGAGGCAGTCACCGCTTCGGCTCACTGAGTCATCATTCATTCTTCTCCAGACACAATCCTCATCCACACAGAGTCAGACATATAGAAG GTCTGAATGGCAAGCCGGTGTGTATGGTAAATGATGACTGGTACGGCTACACCCCTCTCTATCCACATCCACTCATCAAAAGTCAGATACCTGTGAGCCGTTCCTCAGAGTTCCTCACACCTAACATGAGCTCAGATAGCTCTGGACAACGTGCGG TGTTTCTCTCTGAGAGCTGGCGTGAGGAACTGAAAGATTTGGCCACTAAAGTTCATCTCACTTCTGAGACCCACAATGACAAGAGAGAG AAACTGATAGAAGAGGAGATTCCTCGCAGGAAGACGCAGTATTCCGCTCAGTCCGGGCGCATTATTCCATCTACATCCTGGGGAAAGAAACGCAACAGCAGGACATCACACAAACGTCTGGGAACACAGCGGCAACAGATGAATCCTCTCGAAGGAACTGAGCTCAGG gtgcTGGAGCTGTTATGTCAGATTTTGCAGACTGATTCTCTCTCTATGGTTCAGCAGTGGCTTTTGTTGGCTGATGAAAGAG AGAAAGAACTAGTTCAGGGTTTACTCCAACAAGCCATGGTCAACAGCAGCGCTGCGATCCAACAAACATCTGGATCAGATTTTCTGCCTTTAACATCTGATGATGTGTCTCGCAGTTCATCTGTCAGTCAACGTCCAAGAAAGACCAG CTTAAATCCCGGAGAGATGTCACAGGACAAACCCG